One region of Etheostoma cragini isolate CJK2018 chromosome 16, CSU_Ecrag_1.0, whole genome shotgun sequence genomic DNA includes:
- the rbm18 gene encoding probable RNA-binding protein 18 isoform X1, protein MSSAAETVENASIMSESVAHDGNRLWIGNIDPKITEYNLVKLLEKFGNVKQFDFLFHKSGPLEGQPRGYCFVNFNTREEAERAIQCLNGKLALSKKLVVRWAHAQVRRFEGFRNDKTMPPSLEPSCSGAADDGPVTANHLSTSAKIRAIEAKLQMMEENPDDDYSGPSAYVHNKPPERKRWEPYSKSHHNNQSRPFRKFRR, encoded by the exons ATGTCGTCTGCGGCAGAGACAGTGGAAAATGCCTCCATCATGTCAGAGAGTGTGGCCCATGATGGAAACCGCTTGTGGATTGGCAACATCGATCCCAAAATCACAGA ATATAACCTGGTGAAGTTGCTGGAGAAGTTCGGCAATGTGAAACagtttgacttcctgtttcaTAAGTCTGGACCTTTGGAGGGACAGCCACGGGGCTACTGCTTTGTCAACTTTAACACCAGAGAG gaggcAGAGAGGGCGATCCAGTGTTTGAATGGGAAGCTAGCTTTGTCCAAGAAGCTGGTTGTGCGCTGGGCGCACGCACAGGTGAGG AGGTTTGAAGGTTTCCGTAACGACAAGACAATGCCTCCGAGCCTAGAACCGTCATGCAGCGGCGCGGCAGACGATGGACCGGTAACTGCCAACCACCTCAG TACGAGTGCTAAGATCCGCGCCATTGAGGCCAAGCTCCAGATGATGGAGGAGAATCCAGATGATGACTACTCGGGCCCATCGGCCTACGTTCACAACAAACCGCCAGAGAGGAAACGCTGGGAGCCCTACTCTAAATCCCACCACAATAACCAGAGCAGGCCCTTCCGCAAGTTTAGGAGATGA
- the rbm18 gene encoding probable RNA-binding protein 18 isoform X2 has translation MSSAAETVENASIMSESVAHDGNRLWIGNIDPKITEYNLVKLLEKFGNVKQFDFLFHKSGPLEGQPRGYCFVNFNTREEAERAIQCLNGKLALSKKLVVRWAHAQRFEGFRNDKTMPPSLEPSCSGAADDGPVTANHLSTSAKIRAIEAKLQMMEENPDDDYSGPSAYVHNKPPERKRWEPYSKSHHNNQSRPFRKFRR, from the exons ATGTCGTCTGCGGCAGAGACAGTGGAAAATGCCTCCATCATGTCAGAGAGTGTGGCCCATGATGGAAACCGCTTGTGGATTGGCAACATCGATCCCAAAATCACAGA ATATAACCTGGTGAAGTTGCTGGAGAAGTTCGGCAATGTGAAACagtttgacttcctgtttcaTAAGTCTGGACCTTTGGAGGGACAGCCACGGGGCTACTGCTTTGTCAACTTTAACACCAGAGAG gaggcAGAGAGGGCGATCCAGTGTTTGAATGGGAAGCTAGCTTTGTCCAAGAAGCTGGTTGTGCGCTGGGCGCACGCACAG AGGTTTGAAGGTTTCCGTAACGACAAGACAATGCCTCCGAGCCTAGAACCGTCATGCAGCGGCGCGGCAGACGATGGACCGGTAACTGCCAACCACCTCAG TACGAGTGCTAAGATCCGCGCCATTGAGGCCAAGCTCCAGATGATGGAGGAGAATCCAGATGATGACTACTCGGGCCCATCGGCCTACGTTCACAACAAACCGCCAGAGAGGAAACGCTGGGAGCCCTACTCTAAATCCCACCACAATAACCAGAGCAGGCCCTTCCGCAAGTTTAGGAGATGA